The Micromonospora sp. M71_S20 genome has a window encoding:
- a CDS encoding dienelactone hydrolase family protein codes for MDVRSSAVAIPAGDAELPADLLVPADPAGVVLFAHGSGSSRHSPRNTAVAHVLNRSALGTVLVDLLTPAEDQVDARTAELRFDIPLLARRLAAIVDWLTAERPLGAVPIGLFGASTGAAAALVAAAARPDLVGAVVSRGGRPDLAGAALDQVRAPTLLLVGGLDEQVITLNEQAQEALPDTAELTIIPGATHLFEEPGTLEQVAHSAADWFTTHLPTHLPTHPPRPPHAR; via the coding sequence ATGGACGTGCGCAGTAGTGCGGTGGCGATCCCGGCGGGGGACGCCGAACTCCCGGCCGACCTGCTGGTCCCGGCGGACCCGGCCGGCGTGGTGCTCTTCGCGCACGGCAGCGGCAGCTCCCGGCACAGCCCGCGCAACACGGCCGTGGCGCACGTGCTCAACCGCAGCGCCCTCGGCACCGTGCTGGTCGACCTGCTGACGCCGGCCGAGGACCAGGTGGATGCCCGGACCGCCGAGCTGCGCTTCGACATCCCCCTGCTCGCCCGTCGGCTCGCCGCGATCGTGGACTGGCTGACGGCGGAGCGACCCCTCGGCGCGGTGCCGATCGGGCTGTTCGGGGCCAGCACCGGGGCCGCCGCCGCCCTGGTGGCGGCCGCGGCCCGACCGGACCTCGTCGGCGCGGTCGTCTCCCGGGGCGGCCGTCCCGACCTGGCCGGCGCCGCGCTCGACCAGGTACGCGCGCCCACGCTGCTGCTGGTCGGCGGCCTGGACGAACAGGTGATCACGCTCAACGAGCAGGCGCAGGAGGCGCTGCCGGACACGGCCGAGCTGACGATCATCCCGGGGGCGACCCACCTCTTCGAGGAGCCCGGCACCCTGGAACAGGTGGCCCACAGCGCCGCCGACTGGTTCACCACCCACCTCCCCACCCACCTCCCCACCCACCCGCCCCGCCCGCCCCACGCG
- a CDS encoding glycoside hydrolase family 65 protein translates to MIRERAYPVEPWHVRETRLDMDVLAQSESVFALSNGHVGLRGNLDEGEPHGLPGTYLNSFYELRPLPYAEAGFGFPESGQTIVNVTNGKLIRLLVDDEPLDVRYGELLAHERVLDLRAGTLHRELHWRSPAGREIKVRSTRLVSFTQRAVAAIDYEVEAVDGPLRLILQSELVANEALPPQSGDPRVAAVLESPLQAEEELTTADGGLLIHRTKVSGLRVAAAMEHEVYAPGRTTSQSEGYEDWVRTTIGCVLQPGETLRVVKYLAYGWSSRRSLPAMRDQVEAALTGARLDGWDGLRREQREYLDEFWDAADVVVEGDPEIQQAVRFGMFHVLQAGSRAERRPIAAKGLTGPGYDGHAFWDTEMFVLPVLTYTQPAAVRDALHWRHATLAAAHDRARTLNLEGAAFPWRTIEGPESSGYWPAGTAAFHIAAGVADALRRYVQVTQDTELEREIGLELLVETARLWRSLGHHDRHGQFHIDGVTGPDEYTAVKNDNIYTNLMAQRNLISAADAVMRYRDEAFHLGVTDEEAAAWRDAAASMHIPYDEEIDVHEQVEGFTRLQEWDFAHTPPEKYPLLLHYPYFDLYRKQVVKQADLVLAMHWRGDAFTPEQKLRNFLYYERRTVRDSSLSACTQAVLAAEVGHPELAHVYLREAALMDLHDLNENTRDGVHMASLAGAWIALVAGFGGLRDHDGNLSFAPRLSSRLERLEFSLQWRGMRLRVDVRPHETTYALRHGDPGDMLELRHHGEPVRVTCGEPVTMPIPTAEVSGPAPEQAPGRAPLLRLPENEP, encoded by the coding sequence GTGATCCGGGAACGGGCCTATCCGGTCGAGCCGTGGCACGTCCGGGAGACCCGGCTGGACATGGACGTCCTGGCCCAGTCCGAGTCGGTCTTCGCCCTCTCCAACGGGCACGTCGGGCTGCGCGGCAACCTCGACGAGGGGGAACCGCACGGCCTGCCCGGCACGTACCTCAACTCCTTCTACGAGCTGCGTCCGCTGCCGTACGCCGAGGCCGGCTTCGGGTTCCCCGAGTCCGGCCAGACGATCGTCAACGTGACCAACGGCAAGCTGATCCGGCTGCTGGTCGACGACGAGCCGCTCGACGTCCGCTACGGCGAACTCCTCGCCCACGAACGGGTCCTCGACCTGCGTGCCGGCACCCTGCACCGGGAGCTGCACTGGCGCTCCCCGGCCGGGCGCGAGATCAAGGTCCGCAGCACCCGGCTCGTCTCGTTCACCCAGCGCGCCGTCGCCGCGATCGACTACGAGGTCGAGGCGGTCGACGGCCCGCTGCGGCTGATCCTCCAGTCGGAACTCGTGGCGAACGAGGCGCTGCCCCCGCAGAGCGGGGACCCGCGGGTCGCGGCCGTGCTTGAGTCGCCGTTGCAGGCCGAGGAGGAACTCACCACCGCCGACGGCGGGCTGCTGATCCACCGGACCAAGGTCTCCGGGCTGCGGGTGGCCGCCGCCATGGAACACGAGGTGTACGCCCCTGGGCGCACGACCAGCCAGTCCGAGGGGTACGAGGACTGGGTGCGTACCACGATCGGGTGCGTGCTCCAGCCCGGCGAGACACTGCGCGTGGTCAAGTACCTCGCGTACGGCTGGTCGAGCCGCCGGTCGCTGCCGGCGATGCGCGACCAGGTCGAGGCCGCCCTGACGGGGGCGCGGCTCGACGGCTGGGACGGGCTCCGCCGCGAGCAGCGCGAATACCTCGACGAGTTCTGGGACGCCGCCGACGTGGTGGTGGAGGGCGACCCGGAGATCCAGCAGGCCGTCCGGTTCGGCATGTTCCACGTCCTCCAGGCCGGCTCCCGGGCGGAGCGGCGGCCCATCGCCGCGAAGGGCCTGACCGGTCCGGGGTACGACGGGCACGCGTTCTGGGACACGGAGATGTTCGTCCTGCCGGTGCTCACCTACACCCAACCGGCCGCCGTGCGGGACGCCCTGCACTGGCGGCACGCCACCCTGGCCGCCGCGCACGACCGGGCCCGGACGCTCAACCTGGAGGGCGCGGCGTTCCCCTGGCGCACCATCGAGGGACCGGAGTCGTCGGGGTACTGGCCGGCCGGCACCGCGGCATTCCACATCGCGGCCGGCGTCGCCGACGCGCTGCGGCGCTACGTCCAGGTCACCCAGGACACCGAACTGGAACGCGAGATCGGGCTGGAACTGCTGGTGGAGACCGCCCGGCTGTGGCGGTCGCTGGGCCACCACGACCGGCACGGCCAGTTCCACATCGACGGGGTCACCGGCCCCGACGAGTACACGGCGGTGAAGAACGACAACATCTACACCAACCTGATGGCGCAGCGGAACCTGATCAGCGCGGCCGACGCGGTGATGCGCTACCGGGACGAGGCGTTCCACCTCGGCGTCACCGACGAGGAGGCGGCGGCCTGGCGGGACGCGGCGGCGTCCATGCACATCCCGTACGACGAGGAGATCGACGTCCACGAGCAGGTGGAGGGCTTCACCCGGCTCCAGGAGTGGGACTTCGCGCACACGCCGCCGGAGAAGTACCCGCTGCTGCTGCACTACCCGTACTTCGACCTCTACCGCAAGCAGGTCGTCAAGCAGGCGGACCTGGTCCTGGCCATGCACTGGCGCGGCGACGCCTTCACGCCGGAGCAGAAGCTGCGCAACTTCCTCTACTACGAGCGGCGTACGGTGCGCGACTCCTCGCTGTCGGCGTGCACGCAGGCGGTGCTGGCCGCCGAGGTGGGCCACCCCGAACTGGCGCACGTCTACCTGCGCGAGGCCGCGCTGATGGACCTGCACGACCTCAACGAGAACACCCGCGACGGCGTGCACATGGCCTCGCTCGCCGGCGCGTGGATCGCCCTGGTGGCCGGGTTCGGCGGGCTGCGCGACCACGACGGCAACCTCTCCTTCGCGCCACGGCTGTCCAGCCGGCTCGAACGGCTGGAGTTCTCGCTCCAGTGGCGCGGGATGCGGCTGCGGGTCGACGTCCGGCCGCACGAGACCACGTACGCGCTGCGCCACGGCGACCCGGGCGACATGCTGGAGCTGCGGCACCACGGTGAGCCGGTCCGGGTCACCTGCGGGGAGCCCGTGACGATGCCGATCCCCACGGCGGAGGTGTCGGGCCCGGCCCCGGAGCAGGCCCCCGGCCGGGCTCCCCTGCTCCGCCTGCCGGAGAACGAGCCGTGA
- a CDS encoding HAD family phosphatase, whose protein sequence is MLGLPAHVTACLFDLDGVLTQTARVHNAAWTETFDGFLRRHAATTGGQFRPFDPGPDYNRYVDGRPRADGVRTFLASRGIVLPEGSPDDPPDVDTVNGVGNSKNVLLLERLRTHGVDVYPGSVAYLEAATAAGLRRAVVTASANGREVVAAAGLEPLLEARVDGIVARAEGLRGKPEPDTFLAGARLLGVDPRNAAVFEDALAGVAAGRAGGFGYVIGVDRVGQAAELLAHGADVVVTDLADLLESGRPT, encoded by the coding sequence GTGTTGGGCCTGCCTGCTCACGTGACCGCCTGTCTCTTCGATCTGGACGGTGTGCTGACGCAGACCGCCCGGGTGCACAACGCCGCCTGGACCGAGACGTTCGACGGCTTCCTGCGCCGCCACGCCGCCACCACCGGCGGACAGTTCCGTCCCTTCGACCCCGGGCCGGACTACAACCGCTACGTCGACGGCCGGCCGCGCGCCGACGGGGTGCGCACCTTCCTGGCCTCCCGGGGCATCGTGCTGCCCGAGGGGTCGCCCGACGACCCGCCGGACGTTGACACCGTCAACGGGGTCGGCAACAGCAAGAACGTGCTGCTGCTGGAGCGGCTGCGCACCCACGGCGTGGACGTCTACCCCGGCTCCGTCGCGTACCTGGAGGCGGCCACCGCCGCCGGCCTGCGCCGGGCGGTCGTCACGGCCAGCGCGAACGGCCGGGAGGTGGTCGCCGCCGCCGGGCTCGAACCGCTGCTGGAGGCGCGGGTGGACGGGATCGTCGCCCGCGCCGAGGGGCTGCGTGGCAAGCCCGAGCCGGACACGTTCCTGGCCGGCGCGAGACTGCTCGGGGTCGACCCGCGCAACGCCGCCGTATTCGAGGACGCCCTCGCCGGGGTCGCCGCCGGCCGCGCCGGCGGGTTCGGGTACGTGATCGGGGTGGACCGGGTCGGTCAGGCCGCCGAGCTGCTGGCCCACGGCGCCGACGTCGTGGTCACCGACCTCGCCGACCTGCTCGAATCCGGGCGACCCACGTGA
- a CDS encoding DUF4442 domain-containing protein: protein MTIDSRQVAAGMLEAVPFARTLGIEFVEVAPEAEGGVRVTVRLPDSPAIHNHVGGPHAGAMFTLGETASGAVVLAAFGHLLDRATPLAVRAEIAYRKLAMGAVRATARLDRPVAEVVAELESGRRPEFPVQVEIATEEGKPTGGMTVIWTLRPN from the coding sequence ATGACCATCGACTCGCGCCAGGTGGCGGCCGGCATGCTGGAGGCTGTGCCGTTCGCCCGCACGCTCGGCATCGAATTCGTCGAAGTGGCCCCCGAGGCGGAGGGCGGGGTGCGGGTGACCGTCCGGCTGCCCGACTCGCCGGCCATCCACAACCACGTCGGGGGCCCGCACGCCGGGGCCATGTTCACCCTCGGCGAGACCGCCTCCGGCGCGGTCGTGCTGGCCGCGTTCGGGCACCTGCTCGACCGGGCCACGCCGCTGGCGGTGCGGGCCGAGATCGCGTACCGGAAGCTGGCCATGGGCGCCGTCCGGGCCACCGCGCGCCTCGACCGGCCGGTCGCCGAGGTGGTCGCGGAACTGGAGTCCGGCCGCCGGCCGGAGTTCCCCGTCCAGGTGGAGATCGCCACCGAGGAGGGCAAGCCGACCGGCGGGATGACCGTCATCTGGACGCTGCGCCCGAACTGA
- a CDS encoding ABC transporter ATP-binding protein produces the protein MTTVALKDVTKVFRDGTLAVDSVNLDVDDGEFMVLLGPSGCGKSTVLRMVAGLEDPTSGAVMLDGELANDLPPRDRKIAMVFQDFALYPHMTVGDNIAFPLKLAGLEPEPRGERVTDVASALGIGDVLGRKPSQLSGGQRQRVAMGRAIVRRPGLFLMDEPLSNLDSGLRAELRAEISGLTRELGVTTIYVTHDQAEALTMADRVAIMRKGVLQDVGTPTQVYGRPATLYVAAFLGSPRMNLLEASVYVHLDRYVTLTLGDQALHLPWDDIRSRAVAHYHGERIVVGMRAEALTPVAPDTQGAVLHGRIRYLEHHGHESLAFLDIGATAIVVDEMGTRAEAPTAQRGLRRFGQVMQRLTGRAAEEEAAPVAATRTSVLNDPGRHHRRPAELAVRLAPYPGIAAGHPLAVSVRMDALHFFDERGDRIDVGWR, from the coding sequence GTGACAACCGTCGCGCTCAAGGACGTCACGAAGGTGTTCAGGGACGGCACCCTCGCCGTCGACAGCGTCAATCTCGACGTCGACGACGGCGAGTTCATGGTGCTGCTCGGCCCGTCGGGCTGTGGGAAGTCCACGGTGCTGCGGATGGTGGCGGGGCTGGAGGACCCGACGTCGGGCGCGGTGATGCTCGACGGCGAGCTGGCCAACGACCTGCCGCCTCGCGACCGGAAGATCGCCATGGTCTTCCAGGACTTCGCGCTCTACCCGCACATGACCGTCGGCGACAACATCGCCTTCCCGCTCAAGCTGGCCGGGTTGGAGCCCGAGCCGCGTGGCGAGCGGGTCACCGACGTGGCCAGCGCGCTCGGCATCGGCGACGTGCTCGGCCGCAAGCCCAGCCAGCTCTCCGGCGGGCAGCGCCAGCGGGTCGCGATGGGCCGGGCGATCGTGCGCCGCCCGGGCCTGTTCCTGATGGACGAGCCGCTGTCGAACCTCGACAGCGGACTTCGGGCCGAGCTGCGCGCGGAGATCTCCGGCCTGACCCGGGAGCTGGGCGTCACCACCATCTACGTCACCCACGACCAGGCCGAGGCGCTGACCATGGCCGACCGGGTCGCTATCATGCGCAAGGGCGTGCTCCAGGACGTCGGCACCCCCACCCAGGTGTACGGCCGCCCGGCCACCCTCTACGTGGCCGCGTTCCTCGGCAGCCCGCGGATGAACCTGCTGGAGGCCTCGGTCTACGTCCACCTCGACCGCTACGTCACCCTCACCCTCGGCGACCAGGCGCTGCACCTGCCGTGGGACGACATCCGCAGCCGGGCGGTCGCGCACTACCACGGTGAGCGGATCGTGGTCGGGATGCGGGCCGAGGCGCTGACCCCGGTCGCGCCGGACACCCAGGGCGCCGTGCTGCACGGCCGCATCCGCTACCTGGAGCACCACGGGCACGAGTCGCTCGCCTTCCTCGACATCGGGGCCACCGCGATCGTGGTGGACGAGATGGGCACCCGGGCCGAGGCGCCCACCGCCCAGCGCGGGCTGCGCCGCTTCGGGCAGGTGATGCAGCGGCTCACCGGGCGCGCCGCCGAGGAGGAGGCCGCCCCGGTCGCCGCCACCCGCACCAGCGTGCTCAACGACCCGGGCCGGCACCACCGGCGCCCCGCCGAGCTCGCGGTCCGGCTCGCGCCGTACCCGGGGATCGCCGCCGGTCACCCCCTGGCCGTCTCCGTACGCATGGACGCGCTGCACTTCTTCGACGAGCGCGGCGACCGGATCGACGTGGGCTGGCGCTGA
- a CDS encoding bifunctional glycosyltransferase family 2 protein/CDP-glycerol:glycerophosphate glycerophosphotransferase, translating into MTLISFVVPAYRVQGYLRECLDSILGQPVADIEVIGVDDCSPDDSGEILTEYAARDPRMHAVRLTENVGLGPARNIGLDRAAGEYVWFVDGDDWLAPECLTEVVGRLRATRPDVLLVDHVRTHWNDTTSRSAMAEVFPEPPGEETFRLRERPETLRLLHTAWNRLVRRRFLLDEGLRFAPGWYEDVSFSYPVLMAAERIGVLDRVCVNYRQRRTGAITRTRGERHFEVFDQWHRVFRLMDAWGPAVDDLRPALFERMVWHYLSVLGNGERIDPALRPAFFAQITADHARWLPPGGYPAPAGAEGLKHRLVAVGRWRTFSALRTAYRARDIARRTARSAKRRVAPPARYAARLARDALLREYYRAELRRPVDPTLAVYAAYWYRGCSDNPAAVFEAARRLAPEIRGVWIVRRDRVHTVPEGVAYVVAGTPAYYRALARARWLVNNVNFPDFVRKRPGTVHVQTHHGTPVKVMGLDQQRYPVGAVGMDFAGLLRRVDRWDYSVSANSFSSQMWERAYPAAYTTLEVGYPRNDRLVTATTEEVLRLRAGFGLGPGEQVVLYAPTHREHLPGYRPPFDPERLLDVLGPAGRLLIRSHYFHDRDRRARRPAERDRVRDVSGHPHVEDLYLVADVLITDYSSAMFDYAVLDRPIVLYAPDWEAYRLARGVYFDVTAEPPGAVATSFADLLDLFRAGGVDSAAARAARQRFRARFCALDDGHAAERVVRRVFLGEPATHGRSARGAGALAPASPTGGGPR; encoded by the coding sequence ATGACACTGATCAGCTTCGTCGTGCCGGCCTACCGGGTGCAGGGCTACCTGCGCGAATGCCTGGACTCCATCCTCGGGCAGCCCGTCGCCGACATCGAGGTGATCGGCGTCGACGACTGCTCGCCGGACGACAGCGGCGAGATCCTCACCGAGTACGCGGCCCGCGACCCGCGGATGCACGCCGTCCGGCTGACGGAGAACGTCGGGCTCGGTCCGGCCCGCAACATCGGGCTGGACCGGGCCGCCGGGGAGTACGTCTGGTTCGTCGACGGCGACGACTGGCTCGCCCCCGAGTGCCTCACGGAGGTGGTCGGGCGCCTCCGCGCCACCCGCCCCGACGTGCTCCTGGTCGACCACGTCCGGACGCACTGGAACGACACCACCAGCCGCAGCGCGATGGCGGAGGTGTTCCCGGAGCCGCCCGGCGAGGAGACCTTCCGGCTGCGGGAGCGGCCCGAGACGCTGCGGCTGCTGCACACCGCCTGGAACCGGCTGGTCCGCCGGCGGTTCCTGCTCGACGAGGGACTGCGCTTCGCCCCCGGCTGGTACGAGGACGTCTCGTTCAGCTACCCCGTGCTGATGGCCGCCGAGCGGATCGGCGTGCTGGACCGGGTCTGCGTCAACTACCGGCAGCGCCGCACCGGGGCGATCACCCGGACCAGGGGCGAGCGGCACTTCGAGGTCTTCGACCAGTGGCACCGGGTGTTCCGGCTGATGGACGCCTGGGGGCCGGCGGTCGACGACCTGCGCCCCGCGCTGTTCGAGCGGATGGTCTGGCACTACCTGAGCGTGCTCGGCAACGGGGAACGGATCGACCCCGCGCTGCGGCCGGCCTTCTTCGCCCAGATCACCGCCGACCACGCGCGCTGGCTGCCCCCCGGTGGCTATCCGGCGCCGGCCGGCGCGGAGGGGCTCAAGCACCGGCTGGTGGCCGTGGGCCGCTGGCGTACCTTCAGCGCGCTGCGCACCGCCTACCGCGCGCGGGACATCGCCCGGCGTACCGCGCGGAGCGCGAAGCGGCGGGTCGCGCCCCCGGCCCGGTACGCGGCGCGGCTGGCCCGGGACGCCCTGCTGCGGGAGTACTACCGGGCCGAGCTGCGCCGGCCGGTCGACCCGACGCTGGCCGTCTACGCGGCCTACTGGTACCGCGGGTGCTCGGACAACCCGGCGGCCGTCTTCGAGGCGGCCCGGCGGCTGGCGCCGGAGATCCGCGGCGTGTGGATCGTCCGGCGCGACCGCGTGCACACCGTGCCCGAGGGCGTCGCGTACGTGGTCGCCGGGACGCCCGCGTACTACCGGGCGCTGGCCCGGGCGCGCTGGCTGGTCAACAACGTCAACTTTCCGGACTTCGTCCGCAAGCGGCCGGGCACGGTGCACGTGCAGACCCACCACGGCACGCCGGTGAAGGTGATGGGGCTCGACCAGCAGCGGTACCCGGTCGGCGCGGTCGGGATGGACTTCGCCGGGCTGCTGCGCCGGGTGGACCGCTGGGACTACAGCGTCAGCGCGAACAGCTTCTCCAGCCAGATGTGGGAGCGGGCGTACCCGGCCGCGTACACCACGTTGGAGGTCGGCTACCCGCGCAACGACCGGCTGGTCACCGCGACCACCGAGGAGGTGCTCCGGCTGCGTGCCGGGTTCGGCCTCGGGCCCGGCGAACAGGTCGTCCTGTACGCCCCGACGCACCGGGAACACCTGCCCGGCTACCGGCCGCCGTTCGACCCGGAGCGGCTGCTCGACGTGCTCGGCCCGGCCGGCCGGCTGTTGATCCGCAGCCACTACTTCCACGACCGGGACCGACGCGCCCGGCGCCCCGCCGAGCGGGACCGGGTACGCGACGTGAGCGGCCATCCGCACGTGGAGGACCTCTACCTCGTCGCGGACGTGCTCATCACGGACTACTCCTCGGCGATGTTCGACTACGCCGTGCTCGACCGGCCGATCGTCCTCTACGCCCCCGACTGGGAGGCGTACCGGCTGGCCCGGGGCGTCTACTTCGACGTGACCGCGGAGCCGCCGGGCGCGGTGGCCACCAGCTTCGCCGACCTGCTCGACCTGTTCCGCGCCGGCGGGGTCGACTCGGCGGCGGCGCGCGCGGCCCGGCAGCGGTTCCGGGCCCGGTTCTGCGCGCTCGACGACGGCCACGCCGCCGAGCGGGTGGTCCGTCGGGTCTTCCTCGGCGAGCCGGCCACGCACGGCCGGTCGGCGCGGGGAGCCGGCGCGCTGGCCCCGGCGTCGCCGACGGGAGGCGGACCCCGCTGA
- a CDS encoding DUF5941 domain-containing protein — MTLAIVLAADAPAASLPTRSGERLADRLADQLRRAGADEVRHAAGLDELAALVDAATHPVLVTGADLVAHTAVLRHLATSPVGPTVALVLTDPPGDGHTAVREERGQVVGAGPPEALDGGATGVFGGALRVGVDDLPSLAAAARAAAAAPPVTGPAVDRLFAGLAGRGVLTFAQRVRLLVAHRVGDPAGLAAAEAAVAAVDEDRAELKLSVKERDDFFTTFFVSTWSPYVTKASAKLGLGPTAVTMISVAFAVAAAVLFGTGGRLALVAGAVLLYLGFVLDCVDGQVARYTRHFSAWGGWLDTMADRAKEYVVYAGLGYGATQAGFRYGWALAIAAITLQTVRHMTDTWYGVLHDEAARRPKAVGTAGGGIGDKLNAASNRVQADTGSVSYWLKRTVVFPIGERWALIAITVALFGPLVSLYAVLAWGVLAFAYTGALRTLRARWMRVPVLDTVDATLHRDDGPLARLLPALRPVGPLTLAVVAALGPAALLVAALLTRDGAEGLRWAVPVALLVLLAAGLGAGAAHAGPLDWLVPAALRAGEYLFAIAVGVVGDVPPWLIFGYVFVLTLHHYDLTARLEKRQSAPPLHGGTLGWEGRSVLLALAAIVGFAGIGMATLGTYLLVVFVGSVALAWVVLPARAARASVGLVGAGGRSPG, encoded by the coding sequence GTGACGCTCGCGATCGTGCTCGCCGCCGACGCCCCGGCCGCGAGCCTGCCGACCCGCTCGGGCGAACGCCTGGCCGACCGGCTGGCCGACCAGCTCCGTCGCGCCGGGGCGGACGAGGTGCGCCACGCCGCCGGCCTGGACGAGCTGGCCGCCCTCGTCGACGCGGCCACGCACCCGGTGCTCGTCACCGGCGCCGACCTGGTCGCGCACACCGCCGTACTGCGGCACCTGGCCACCAGCCCAGTCGGGCCGACGGTCGCCCTGGTGCTCACCGACCCGCCCGGCGACGGCCACACGGCCGTGCGCGAGGAGCGCGGCCAGGTGGTCGGGGCCGGACCGCCGGAGGCGCTGGACGGCGGGGCCACCGGCGTGTTCGGCGGCGCGCTGCGGGTCGGCGTCGACGACCTGCCGTCGCTCGCCGCCGCCGCCCGCGCGGCCGCCGCCGCGCCGCCGGTCACCGGGCCCGCCGTGGACCGGCTCTTCGCGGGCCTCGCCGGGCGCGGCGTGCTGACCTTCGCCCAGCGCGTACGCCTGCTCGTGGCGCACCGGGTGGGCGACCCGGCGGGGCTGGCCGCCGCGGAGGCGGCCGTGGCCGCCGTCGACGAGGACCGGGCCGAGCTGAAGCTCTCGGTGAAGGAGCGGGACGACTTCTTCACCACCTTCTTCGTCAGCACCTGGTCGCCGTACGTGACGAAGGCGTCGGCGAAGCTCGGGCTCGGCCCGACCGCCGTCACGATGATCTCGGTGGCCTTCGCGGTGGCCGCCGCCGTGCTCTTCGGCACGGGCGGCCGGCTGGCGCTGGTCGCCGGGGCGGTGCTGCTCTACCTCGGCTTCGTGCTGGACTGCGTGGACGGACAGGTCGCCCGCTACACCCGGCACTTCAGCGCCTGGGGCGGCTGGCTGGACACGATGGCCGACCGGGCGAAGGAGTACGTGGTCTACGCCGGCCTCGGCTACGGGGCCACCCAGGCCGGTTTCCGGTACGGCTGGGCGCTGGCGATCGCCGCGATCACCCTGCAGACCGTCCGGCACATGACGGACACCTGGTACGGCGTGCTGCACGACGAGGCGGCCCGCCGGCCGAAGGCGGTCGGCACCGCCGGCGGCGGCATCGGCGACAAGCTGAACGCCGCCTCCAACCGGGTGCAGGCCGACACGGGTTCGGTGTCGTACTGGCTGAAGCGCACGGTGGTCTTCCCGATCGGGGAGCGGTGGGCGCTGATCGCGATCACCGTGGCGCTGTTCGGCCCGCTGGTCAGCCTGTATGCGGTGCTGGCCTGGGGGGTGCTGGCCTTCGCGTACACCGGGGCGCTGCGCACGCTGCGGGCCCGCTGGATGCGGGTGCCGGTGCTGGACACGGTCGACGCCACCCTGCACCGCGACGACGGGCCGCTGGCCCGGCTCCTGCCGGCGCTCCGGCCGGTGGGGCCGCTGACGCTGGCGGTCGTCGCGGCGTTGGGCCCGGCGGCGCTGCTGGTGGCGGCGCTGCTGACCCGCGACGGGGCGGAGGGCCTGCGCTGGGCGGTGCCGGTCGCGCTGCTGGTGCTGCTGGCCGCCGGGCTGGGCGCCGGCGCGGCGCACGCCGGGCCGCTGGACTGGCTGGTGCCGGCCGCGCTGCGGGCGGGGGAGTACCTCTTCGCCATCGCGGTGGGGGTGGTCGGCGACGTGCCGCCGTGGCTGATCTTCGGGTACGTCTTCGTGCTGACCCTGCACCACTACGACCTGACCGCGCGGCTGGAGAAGCGGCAGTCCGCCCCGCCGCTGCACGGCGGCACGCTGGGCTGGGAGGGCCGGTCGGTGCTGCTGGCCCTGGCGGCGATAGTCGGTTTTGCGGGTATCGGGATGGCTACACTCGGTACGTACCTTCTCGTGGTTTTCGTGGGGAGTGTCGCCCTCGCCTGGGTCGTCCTGCCCGCCCGCGCCGCGCGGGCGTCGGTGGGCCTGGTCGGCGCGGGAGGTCGCTCGCCGGGCTGA
- a CDS encoding ABC transporter ATP-binding protein → MADPIIEAEGLGIRFVRNRRRQLRLRELFIHRGRRAATDDGRFWPLRDVSFSVRAGDTVGVVGRNGTGKSTLLRLIAGVLIPDEGRIRVRGDVAPLLELSAGFSNDLTGRENLHLVGGLHGLSSDYLRRHFDDIVSFAGEQVERAVDTSVRHYSSGMKVRLGFAIISHLPHPILLMDEVTAVGDEEFRKKCYATIDRLLGEGRTLVLVSHNEKDLTRFCRRGLYLDGGRVGVDGTIAEALHAYHVAVPR, encoded by the coding sequence ATGGCCGATCCGATCATCGAGGCGGAGGGGCTCGGCATCCGGTTCGTCCGCAACCGGCGGCGGCAGTTGCGGCTGCGGGAGCTGTTCATCCACCGGGGGCGGCGCGCCGCGACCGACGACGGCCGGTTCTGGCCGCTGCGGGACGTGTCGTTCTCGGTCCGGGCCGGGGACACCGTCGGCGTGGTCGGCCGCAACGGCACCGGCAAGAGCACCCTGCTGCGGCTGATCGCCGGCGTGCTCATCCCCGACGAGGGCCGGATCCGGGTGCGCGGGGACGTCGCGCCGCTGCTGGAACTCTCCGCCGGGTTCTCCAACGACCTGACCGGGCGGGAGAACCTCCACCTGGTCGGCGGCCTGCACGGACTGTCGTCGGACTACCTGCGGCGGCACTTCGACGACATCGTCTCGTTCGCCGGTGAGCAGGTGGAGCGGGCCGTCGACACGTCGGTGCGGCACTACTCGTCCGGCATGAAGGTCCGGCTCGGCTTCGCCATCATCTCGCACCTGCCGCACCCGATCCTGCTCATGGACGAGGTGACCGCGGTCGGGGACGAGGAGTTCCGCAAGAAGTGTTATGCGACGATCGACCGTCTGCTCGGGGAGGGGCGCACTCTGGTGCTGGTGTCACACAACGAAAAGGACCTGACCCGGTTCTGCCGTCGGGGGTTGTACCTCGACGGGGGCCGGGTGGGCGTCGACGGCACGATCGCCGAGGCGCTGCACGCGTACCACGTCGCGGTTCCGCGGTGA